CCTCAACCTCGCGGTGCTGCTGCGTCAACAGTTCGATGGCGTCCATGGTCTCGTTCCCGTCCTGTGTGAGTCGCGTGAGGCGTCCCTGGAACCAACATCGGCACGGCTTCCGGGGACGCCAACTGCGAGGCTCCTTCTCCGCCGTGCTCCCGGGGAACTTGACTCCGCGAGTGCACTCCGCCCAGGGACTTCTCCCGTGGTGTCCGAGGCCCCTGGAAGCATGCCTGCTCACCGGCATGGCGGGCGCTGCTCGGACGTCCGGGATGGACATGCTGGAGAGCATGGACGGGTGCTTCCGGCTGCGCTTCACTGCGGCCGATGACTCCTCACCAAGCAGAGAAGGCCCTGGCGGACGCGGAAGTGGTGCCGTGCGCGGAGATGCAACTTCCGGAAGCTCGGAAGCTGGTGGAGGCCTGCCTGGCCGAGGGCGTGCCGGCCCTCGTCCACCGCGAGGCGTGTGGCAAGCCGAGCTGTTCCCCGAAGTTCCAGGTGCTCGTGCGTCCCGAGGACGTGCCCCGGGTCGCCGGCCTGCTCCAGCAGCGCTGGGTGGACAGCCTCCAACGAGAGGGGCTCGTCCCCGAGGGCCAGGTTCCCCGGGCGATACCGGAGGATGGAGAGTTGCCGTGCCCCGCGTGCGGCACGGCCGCCCCGCTCGTCGAAGGCGCGTGCAGTGACTGCGGACTGCAGCTCGAGTGAGCCGCCACCAGAGGGGGAACCCAGTGCCGTACTACAACGAGAAGAACTACAGCATCGAGCGAAGCCTCGGCTATCTGCTCAACGCGCTCGCCAAGCTCATCAACGAGGATCTGGACGTGCGTCTCAAGGATGAGCTCGCGGTGAGCTTCGCGCAGTGGCGAGTGCTCGTGGCGATTCTGCAGTGCGACGCCGAGCCAGAGCCCGCGTCCGCGGCCATCCTCTGTTCCAAGATCGACTATGACTCGGGTGCGATGACGCGTCTGCTCGACAAGCTGGAGGCGCTCGGCTTCGTCACGAGGGAACGCGACGTGTGGGACCGCAGGGCCTACACGCTCAAGCTGACGAAGAAAGGGCGCCTCGTCGCGACCAAGGGCCTGGTGATCGCCCGGGACAACCTCAATCGCTCGATGGCGGATTTGACCGAGCAGGAGGGCGACATGCTCCTGTCGCTTCTGCAACGGGTGAAGCAGACGAACCTGGCGTCGAAGGCGACGCGGCCACCCGCCCAGAAATCTCCGAAGCGGGCATAGTCCCCAAAGGGGATGGACGTGCCGGTGGACGACGCCCACGGCCCCGGTCGCGTCCGGTGGCTTTGACTGCTCCGGTGAGGTGCTCCGTTGCGCGGCTCCGGGCGCGAGCCCAGCGAGGACTGTCTGTATTTGAAGGTCTGCTGACCCTCGGCGGACGGGAGCAGGTGCCCGGTCCGGCAATGGAGCCACGACCGCGCCCATGGCGGCTCGTGGTCTCGGACATGGGCTCTACCGGGCGCACGGTGCCTCTTGTCCGGGTCGTCACGGCCCCCGTGCTCCTGGCGGGCCTCGTCTCACCCGTCCCGCCAGAAAATGCAACCGAGTTGCATGAGAAACGGAGTGGCGATAAGAAAGTGCCATCATGCCCACGGCAACCGGCGCGACGACGAGGAACGAGCGTTTCCCCCAGGAGAAGAGGGGGAAGAAGAGGAAGGACGACCCCCGCGCGCCTGAGCAGGGGCCATACCGGGAGGGCAGGCCATGAGGGATGGACGCCTGCCCGTCACCGTGCTCTCGGGCTTCCTGGGAGCGGGAAAGACGACGCTGCTCAACCATGTTCTCAACAACCGAGAGGGCCGCCGGGTCGCCGTCATCGTCAATGACATGAGCGAGGTGAACATCGACGCCCGGCTGGTGAAGGGCGGGGCCTCGCTGTCGCGCGTGGACGAGAAGCTGGTGGAGATGAGCAACGGCTGCATCTGCTGCACGCTGCGCGAGGATCTGCTGGTGGAGGTGGGCCGGCTCGCGCGCGAGGGCCGCTTCGATCACCTGCTCATCGAGTCCACCGGCATCTCCGAGCCCATGCCGGTGGCGGAGACGTTCACCTTCGCGGACGAGCAGGGCCGCTGCCTGGGGGACGTGGCCCGGCTGGACACCCTGGTGACGGTGGTGGATGCCTTCAACTTCCTGAAGGACTGGGAAGACACCGAGGAGCTGCGGGCGCGGGGGCTCGCCGCGGGCGAGGAGGACGAGCGCACGGTGGTGGACCTGCTGGTGGAGCAGGTGGAGTTCGCGGACGTGCTGGTGCTCAACAAGACGGACCTGGTGACGCCCGAGCAGGTGGGGGAGTTGGAAGCCATCCTTCGCCAGCTCAATCCGGGCGCACGGCTCGTGCATGCCCAACAGGGCCGGGTCGCGCTGTCCGACGTGCTGGAGACGGGGCTCTTCGATCTGGAGAAGGCGCAGCGCGCCCCCGGCTGGCTGCGGACGCTGCGCGGCGAGGCCGTTCCCGAGACCGAGGCGTATGGAATCGAGAGCTTCGTCTTCCGCGCCCACCGTCCCTTCCACCCCGGGCGGCTGTGGGAGTTCATTCACGGGAGCTGGAAGGGTCTGTTGCGCTCCAAGGGCTTCTTCTGGTTGGCCACGCGCATGGAGGTGACGGGCGTGTGGGCCCAGGCCGGTGGGGCCTGCTCCTTCGAGCCCGCGGGGCTGTGGTGGGACGCCGTGCCCCGGGAGGAGTGGCCCGAGGAGCCCGAGGTCCGCGCCGAGCTCGAGCAGCACATGCGGGAGCCCTGGGGTGACCGGCGGCAGGAACTCGTCTTCATCACCCGCCAGGTGGATCAGGCGCTGCTGCGCGGGGCGCTCGAGGAGTGCCTGCTCACCGACGAGGAGCTTGCCTTGGGTCCATCGGCATGGAGCCAGCTCGAGGATCCCTTCCCGCCCTGGGTGATGGTGGGTGAGGGCGAGGATGAACCGTCCGCCGACGAGGCGGCCTGAGCCGCTGAAAGGAGCCGTCATGCCGCTGGTCGCACGCCGCCGTGAGCCGCCCTCCTGCGTCACCGTGGAGGAAGTCGTGGGCCTCACCGCCATCTTCGAGAAGCACGTCAACGTCTGTGTCTGGGAGCGCCCGGAGGACACGGTGCTGGCCTCCTGGTTGCGGGAGGTGTGTGCCACGCGTGACTTCAGCTCGGTGCGGGAGGCCGAGGTGGGGGAGGCGGAGCTGGGCGGGCTGCTGCTGCCGCTGCCGGAGGGCCCCGGCCTGGAGCGCTTCCGCGAGGAGGTGGCCGGGCTGGTGGAGCTGTACGCGGACCTCTTCGGCGCCGAGCGGGTGGGACTGCGGCTCAACGTGCTCGAGGCGCCCATGTGCCCGCGCTTCCACGTGGACAAGGTGGGGGTGCGCCTGTTGTGCACGTACGTGGGGGCTGGCACCGACTACGTGGACGAGGCCGAGGTGCGCCGGGCCCGGCTGGGGGTTCCCCTGGCCACGGGAGAGGAGGATGGGGCGGTCCGTCCCGGCGCGGGCCTCTGGCGCATGCCCGCCTTCTCCGTGGGGCTGCTCAAGGGTGAGGCGTGGCCCGGCAACGAGGGCCGTGGCGTGGTGCACCGCTCACCGCCCGGTCATGAGCGGCGGATGCTGTTGTCGATCGATCTGCTCTGAGAAGGGACGGGAGAGGAGATCGGATTCATGGATGACGCTCCACGCAGGGCTTATCACACCCCGGCCCTCACGACCCTGTTCCTGCTGGCCCTGGTTCTCGCGATCTGGGGCGATGTCGAGCAGCAGCGGTGGGCGCTCGGCGCGCTGATGACGATCCTGGGTTCCATCCTGGGCTTCCTGGTGGGCCAGAAAGCCTGACGCGCGGCGGGACACGCCGCCGTGAGTGGCTCCTCAGGGAGTGGACAGCTCGGCCATCACGAGCGGACCGGCCTCCTCGAAGGCGCGCTGCACCGCATCCAGCAAGGTGCCGGCCTCGTCCAGCCGCTGATCCCGGGCGTGCGTCTCCAACGCCAGGGAGAAATGCCGCAGCCGGGGCAGGGCGTACACGGCGCTGCTGCCCGCCAGCCCGTGCGCCTCGCTCGCCAGCACCGCCGTGTTGCCCTCGGCGAGCGCCTCGCGCATGCGCGCGAGCTGGGGTGGAACGCTCTCGAGGTAGCGTTCGAACATCCCCCTCAACATCTCACCCGCGTCTTCCTGTCCCAGCTCGCGCAAGCGCGAGATCTGCTCCACATCGAGCACCGAGGGAGTGTCGTCCATGGGGTCCAGTCTACACGGCGGGCCGCTGGCAGCCCCCCAACATCTCCAGGAGCGCTTTTTCCGCCCCGTGCAGCCCGGGCTTCTCGTGCTGGGCCAGCTCCTCCACCGACTCGAAGTAGCGCTCCACCACGTGCCCCTGCTCGAACATCGCCAGCACCGAGGGGTAGATGTACGAGGCGCGTGCCACCGCCGGGGTATTGCCCAGGTGCTGGGCGGCCTCCTTCACCGCCGCCACCATGGACTTCTTCACTCCCCGTGCGCCCGCCTCCCGGGCCACCCGCTCCTTGGCCCGCGCCAGCGCGCAGGCGCAGATGAGCGTGCCCGCCCAGGTGCGGAAGTCCTTCGCGCTGTAGCGCTCGCCCATCACCTCGCGGATGTACTCGTTGATGTGGCGCCGCCGCACGTCCACCACCAGGCCGTCGTCCAGCACGAACTTGAAGAGATCCCTGCCCGGCACCTTCATGCACTCGCGCACCACCCGCGCCACCTGCCGATCCTTCAGCTCGCGGTGCTGGTGCTGGCCGCTCTTGCCCGGGAAGTCGAAGATGACCGTGTCGCCCTCGAGCTTCACGTGCCGGGCGCGCAGCGTGGCCAGGCCATAGCTGTGGTTCTCCTCGGCGTACTGCTGGCTGCCGGGCCGGATGAAGCACGTGCCCAATATCCGCAACAGGCACGCCATCACCCGATCCCGCCCCAGGCCGCGCTTGCGCAAGTCTTGCGCCACGCGCCGCCGCAGCTTCGGCAGCGCCCGGGCGAAATCCACGACGCGCTCGAACTTGCGTGCCTCCTGTTGCCGGGTGAAGGACTCGTGGTAGCGGTACTGCCACCGGCCCGCGCTGTCCTTGCCCATGGCCTGCAGCCGCGACTTGCCCGAGGGGCTGATGAGCACGTCCCTCCACGCCGGGGGCAACTTCAGCGCCTCGATGCGCTCGACTTCCTTCGCGGGGACCGGCTTCCCGTCCGCCGTCCGGTAGCGGAACCCCCGCTGGGGCGTGCCCAACCGGTGGATTCCCACCTGTTGCAACCGCTCGATGTGCGTCATGTCCGCGTCACGGCTCCCCGGTCACGTGCCGTGCACGCGGCCTCCTCTATGGCTGTGCAGCCGGTAGCGTCGCGTCAATGCGCCCCTCCTTCCCTTGGACGGGGGGCGAGCAGGCGGAAAATCGACCGGGGGGGTGTTCGTGGGCTTCTTGTCCTGGAATAAACTCCCGCCACCTCTTTCTCGCTGGCTGAGATGACCGACTTCCTGGCCGCCGTCCTGGCCTTCCCCACCGTCCTGTTCACCATCCCCCTCGGCGTGGTGGTCGGCTACTGGCTGACCGTCATCGTGGGCGCCGTGGGCATCGACGTGCTGGACGGGGATGTGGGTGGGGCCCTCGAGGGGGGTGCCAAGGGAGCGGTCGAGGGCGGAGCCAAGGCGGCCCTGGAGGGGCACGCCCACGGCTCCTTCCTGGACGTGCTCGGGTTCGGCGGGGTGCCGACCACGGTGTCGGTGAGCTTCGTCGTCTTCCTCTCCTGGCTGCTGTCGCTGGCCGTGGGCCGTCCGCTCCAGGCGCTGCTCGGCGCGCTTCCGGGAGCGCTCGTCACGGGGGGAATCGCCACGCTGTGCCTCGGGGTGGGGGCGGTGCTCGCGGGGCTCGCCGTGCGGCCCCTGCGTCCGCTCTTCGCCGTGCAGCAGGCCCCGCGTCGCGCGGAGCTGATGGGCCGGGTGTGTGTCGTCGCCAGTGGCCGGGTGGATGGCCGCTTCGGCCACGCCACGGTCGAGGACGGCGGGGCCGGCCTCATCCTCAACATCGTGTGTGACAAGGCCAATGAGCTCAAGCGCGGGGAGAAGGCGCTCATCCTCTCCTACGACGCCACCCGGGACGCCTACGAGGTGGAGCCCGTGGACTGGCTCCTGCCTCAAGAAATCGAGCACCTGAAGGATCCGCTCACCGCCGCGGCCATGGCCCGGGACAGGGCCCGCACCCGGTAGCCCGCTCCTCTTCTTCTATCTTTCCTCGTACCGCGCCGGAGTCGTTTCAGGGGGAACCGGCCGCGTCTTCCTCAAGCACCCCCGGTCTACTTCGTTCGGGAAAAGCACCGACATGGAACTGCCAATCGTCGCCTCCGGAATCGCGGGAGGACTCTTCTTCCTCTTCTGCTCCGCGTTCGTCGTCTCCAGGTTCTACCGGCAGGTGGACCAGGGCCGCGCGCTCATCATCAACCCCTTCAAGGGCGAGCCCGTCGTCACCTTCACCGGTTCCATCGTGTGGCCCATCATCAACCGGGCCGAGGTGATGGACATCTCCCTGAAGACGGTGGAGATCGATCGCCGGGGCAAGGAGGGCCTCATCTGCAAGGACAACATCCGCGCGGACATCAAGGTCACCTTCTTCGTCCGGG
This genomic interval from Cystobacter ferrugineus contains the following:
- a CDS encoding MarR family winged helix-turn-helix transcriptional regulator, which gives rise to MPYYNEKNYSIERSLGYLLNALAKLINEDLDVRLKDELAVSFAQWRVLVAILQCDAEPEPASAAILCSKIDYDSGAMTRLLDKLEALGFVTRERDVWDRRAYTLKLTKKGRLVATKGLVIARDNLNRSMADLTEQEGDMLLSLLQRVKQTNLASKATRPPAQKSPKRA
- the zigA gene encoding zinc metallochaperone GTPase ZigA, whose product is MRDGRLPVTVLSGFLGAGKTTLLNHVLNNREGRRVAVIVNDMSEVNIDARLVKGGASLSRVDEKLVEMSNGCICCTLREDLLVEVGRLAREGRFDHLLIESTGISEPMPVAETFTFADEQGRCLGDVARLDTLVTVVDAFNFLKDWEDTEELRARGLAAGEEDERTVVDLLVEQVEFADVLVLNKTDLVTPEQVGELEAILRQLNPGARLVHAQQGRVALSDVLETGLFDLEKAQRAPGWLRTLRGEAVPETEAYGIESFVFRAHRPFHPGRLWEFIHGSWKGLLRSKGFFWLATRMEVTGVWAQAGGACSFEPAGLWWDAVPREEWPEEPEVRAELEQHMREPWGDRRQELVFITRQVDQALLRGALEECLLTDEELALGPSAWSQLEDPFPPWVMVGEGEDEPSADEAA
- a CDS encoding DUF1826 domain-containing protein, whose translation is MPLVARRREPPSCVTVEEVVGLTAIFEKHVNVCVWERPEDTVLASWLREVCATRDFSSVREAEVGEAELGGLLLPLPEGPGLERFREEVAGLVELYADLFGAERVGLRLNVLEAPMCPRFHVDKVGVRLLCTYVGAGTDYVDEAEVRRARLGVPLATGEEDGAVRPGAGLWRMPAFSVGLLKGEAWPGNEGRGVVHRSPPGHERRMLLSIDLL
- a CDS encoding Hpt domain-containing protein, translated to MDDTPSVLDVEQISRLRELGQEDAGEMLRGMFERYLESVPPQLARMREALAEGNTAVLASEAHGLAGSSAVYALPRLRHFSLALETHARDQRLDEAGTLLDAVQRAFEEAGPLVMAELSTP
- a CDS encoding DNA topoisomerase IB → MTHIERLQQVGIHRLGTPQRGFRYRTADGKPVPAKEVERIEALKLPPAWRDVLISPSGKSRLQAMGKDSAGRWQYRYHESFTRQQEARKFERVVDFARALPKLRRRVAQDLRKRGLGRDRVMACLLRILGTCFIRPGSQQYAEENHSYGLATLRARHVKLEGDTVIFDFPGKSGQHQHRELKDRQVARVVRECMKVPGRDLFKFVLDDGLVVDVRRRHINEYIREVMGERYSAKDFRTWAGTLICACALARAKERVAREAGARGVKKSMVAAVKEAAQHLGNTPAVARASYIYPSVLAMFEQGHVVERYFESVEELAQHEKPGLHGAEKALLEMLGGCQRPAV